GTCATGAGCAGCGACTCGATCGGTTCGGCGAGCACCGAATTGAGCGACGCGAGCACGGCGGCCTGCAGTTCGCCGCGCATCCGATCGTTGTTGTCGGCCGTGAGCAGGCGGTCGGGAGTGTGCAGGGCGAACACGGTCAGCGTCTGCGCGCCGGCCGCCTGCAGCTCGGGCCCGAGAATCGTCGGGTCGGTGAGCGAGTGACAGTAGATCTCGGCGGGAATCGGGTCGGGGATGCGACCGGCGGCCGCGGCGTCGTAGCCGGCCTGCAGCTGAGTGAACAGCTCGTTGATGTGGAAGGTGCCGCCGAATGCCGCTTCGGGGGCGATGCGCGCATCCTTCAGTCGCGGCAGGCGCTTCAGCAGCAGGTTGACCTTCACCTGGGCGCCCTCGGCCGCGGGCTCGGCGACGCGGGATGCGCTGCTCACGCCGCCCGCATCGCCCGCCGCGAGGAGGCGGTTCAGTTCGCGCGGCGACGCGTTGACGAGCACGCGATCGGCTGCCACCCGGTGCTCGATGTCGCCGACCCGGTAGGTGACGACACGGTCGCCGTCGAGCGCGGTGACCTCGGCGCCCGTCGTGAGCGTCGCGCCGGCGAGACGGGCCGCGCGGGCAAGCTCAGCGGTCACGGCGCCCATGCCGCCGACGGGCACGTTCCAGTCACCCGTGCCGCCGCCGATCACGTGATAGAGGAAACAGCGATTGGCGGAGAGGGACTCGTCATCGTTCGACGCGAACGTTCCGATGAGGGCGTCGGTGTACGCGACGCCGCGCACAAGGTCGCTGGCGAAGGTGCTTGCGATAGTGCGCCCGACCGGCTGTTCGATGAGCGCATCCCAGAGGGCATCGTCGCCGACGGCCGCGCGCGCTTCGCTGCGGGTCAGCAGCGGGTCGGTCACGGTCGGGAAGAGGGCGCGTGCGAGACGGGTCGTTCCGTCGTAGAAGGTGCGCCACGCATCCGCGTCGTGCGCCGCGCCGATGCCCGCGAACGAGGCGTCGGTGGCCGCCTGGTCATGATTGTCGACGAGCAGGCCGCCGTCACCACCGGGGACCGGCGTGTACGAGGAGTAGCGTCGCGGGGCGAGCCGAATCGACAGTCCGAGGTCGTCGATGATGCGCTGCGGCAGCAGGCTCACCAGGTACGAGTAGCGGCTGAGGCGAGCGTCGATGCCCGCGAACGCCTGCGCCGAGACGGCGGCACCGCCGACGGTGTCGAGGCGTTCGAGCACCTCGACGTCGAGACCCGCGCGGGCGAGGTAGGCGGCGGCGGCAAGGCCGTTGTGTCCGCCGCCGATGATGACGACGTCGCGACGAGTGGTCACGGGGGTGCTCCTGCGTGCTGAAATCCGATGGTGCGGTGCTGCCAGCCTATGCACGCATCGGCATGCTGTGCACGCCCGGGGAGGTCACTGGAGGAACGCGACAGCGCGGCTGAGCACATCGCGGCAGGCGACGATGGCGGGTCGGTGCGCGGATGCGCGGCGCGCGGCCGTGAACACGGTGCGTCGTGGATGCTCGGGCAGGTCGATGAGGCGCACGCTCGGTTCTCGATCGCCCCACACCAGGTCAGGAAGCAGTGCCACGGCGTGGCCGGCTTCGACGAGGCGGATGTGCGCCTGCAGGTCGGCCGTCTCGAAGCGCACGTCGGGCTCGAACCCGGCGCGGCGGCACACCTGCTCGGCGAAGTGTCGGCTGGCGGTGCCGCGGGGTTCCATGACCCAGGGGAGGGCAGCGGTGTCGGGGAGCGACTCGACGCGAAGCGGGCCCATCGAGGTGGGGGTGTCGGATGCGCCAGTGTCGGGCGCGGTCGCGAGGCGCAGCGCGTCGCGACACAGCGGCACCCTGTCGAGCTCGTCGCGGTGCGGCGCCGAGTGCGCCGGGTACTCCTCCGCGACCACGAGGTCGAAGTCGCGCGCCCACACTTCGTCAAGCGCGCTCTCGGGCTCGCGCTGGGTGATCTCGACCCGCATCGCCGGATGCTCACCAGCGAGCAGGGTGAGCGCGCGGGGGATGATGCCGAGAGCGGCTGACTGGAACACGGCGAGGCGGACGGTGCCACTCGGCGCTTCGGTCGCTTCGGCGAGCGACTGCTCGAGCCGCTCGAGCTCGTCGAGCACGGCGCCCGCGCCGTCAGCGAGGAGTTCGCCCGCCGGGGTGAGCTGCAGCCGCCGGCCCACCCGCTCAAACAGAGGCGTTCCCGCCTCGTGCTCCAGTTGGGCCAACTGCTGCGAGACGGTGGATGGCGCATAGGAGAGAGCGCGCGCGACCTCGTGCACAGTGCCGCGACGGCGCAGTTCCCGCACCAGTCGCAGTCGACGAGGA
The sequence above is a segment of the Microcella alkaliphila genome. Coding sequences within it:
- a CDS encoding LysR family transcriptional regulator, which gives rise to MLDPRRLRLVRELRRRGTVHEVARALSYAPSTVSQQLAQLEHEAGTPLFERVGRRLQLTPAGELLADGAGAVLDELERLEQSLAEATEAPSGTVRLAVFQSAALGIIPRALTLLAGEHPAMRVEITQREPESALDEVWARDFDLVVAEEYPAHSAPHRDELDRVPLCRDALRLATAPDTGASDTPTSMGPLRVESLPDTAALPWVMEPRGTASRHFAEQVCRRAGFEPDVRFETADLQAHIRLVEAGHAVALLPDLVWGDREPSVRLIDLPEHPRRTVFTAARRASAHRPAIVACRDVLSRAVAFLQ
- a CDS encoding phytoene desaturase family protein encodes the protein MTTRRDVVIIGGGHNGLAAAAYLARAGLDVEVLERLDTVGGAAVSAQAFAGIDARLSRYSYLVSLLPQRIIDDLGLSIRLAPRRYSSYTPVPGGDGGLLVDNHDQAATDASFAGIGAAHDADAWRTFYDGTTRLARALFPTVTDPLLTRSEARAAVGDDALWDALIEQPVGRTIASTFASDLVRGVAYTDALIGTFASNDDESLSANRCFLYHVIGGGTGDWNVPVGGMGAVTAELARAARLAGATLTTGAEVTALDGDRVVTYRVGDIEHRVAADRVLVNASPRELNRLLAAGDAGGVSSASRVAEPAAEGAQVKVNLLLKRLPRLKDARIAPEAAFGGTFHINELFTQLQAGYDAAAAGRIPDPIPAEIYCHSLTDPTILGPELQAAGAQTLTVFALHTPDRLLTADNNDRMRGELQAAVLASLNSVLAEPIESLLMTDADGAACVETKTTRDLEEALRLPGGNIFHGDLAWPWLDDDHATVASTPAERWGVATGVDGVYLCGSGARRGGAVSAIGGHNAAMAVLDERSGA